A genomic window from Vitis riparia cultivar Riparia Gloire de Montpellier isolate 1030 chromosome 18, EGFV_Vit.rip_1.0, whole genome shotgun sequence includes:
- the LOC117906245 gene encoding 22.0 kDa class IV heat shock protein, which yields MKHSLVSSLLLLLVFFLAAGSTQGSLLDIWSDRFPDPFRVLEQIPLGLDRDADLAPSPARVDWKETPEGHVIMMDIPGLRKEEVKIEVDESQRVLRVSGERKKEEEKKGDHWHRMERSYGKFWRQFRLPNNVDLEGVKAKLENGVLTLSLPNLSSDRIKGPKVVSIAGGDEEENPKLKSETSKQEL from the coding sequence ATGAAACACTCTCTTGTTTCTTCTTTGCTGCTATTGCTTGTGTTCTTCCTTGCAGCTGGGTCGACCCAGGGGTCCCTGTTGGACATCTGGTCGGACCGTTTCCCAGATCCATTCCGAGTTCTGGAGCAGATCCCCTTGGGCCTGGACAGGGATGCGGACCTAGCCCCCTCTCCAGCCAGGGTGGACTGGAAGGAGACACCTGAGGGACATGTTATCATGATGGACATCCCGGGTCTGAGGAAGGAGGAGGTGAAGATAGAGGTGGACGAGAGCCAAAGAGTGCTGAGGGTGAGCGGGGAGAGGAAGAAGGAAGAGGAGAAGAAAGGTGACCACTGGCACCGGATGGAGAGGTCCTATGGCAAGTTCTGGAGGCAGTTCAGGCTGCCTAATAATGTAGACTTGGAGGGTGTTAAGGCCAAGCTTGAGAATGGGGTGCTCACCTTGTCTTTGCCCAACTTGTCGTCTGATCGGATCAAGGGTCCCAAGGTGGTCAGCATTGCTGGAGGAGATGAGGAAGAGAACCCCAAGCTCAAAAGTGAAACCTCCAAACAGGAACTTTGA
- the LOC117905868 gene encoding B-box zinc finger protein 23 — MKIPCDICGNVEAEVLCSADEAVLCWGCDERVHTANKLSQKHQRVRLLKHPPSTSSSQLPPCDICQEKSGYFFCLEDRALLCKNCDVSTHSTNSYVSSHRRFVISGIKVALQSVTNNYRTGCNSRTYPLDMPNSNSSSVNFPMDREKKPEMTTEVASTSSDMVAMFSGEIHLATGPEWTLDEILGSNDFDYYEFSDMGQSRITSQ, encoded by the exons ATGAAGATACCGTGTGATATATGTGGGAATGTGGAGGCTGAGGTTCTATGTAGTGCCGATGAGGCAGTACTCTGTTGGGGATGCGATGAAAGGGTGCACACAGCTAACAAGCTGTCCCAGAAGCATCAACGTGTCCGTCTTCTCAAACACCCACCCTCCACTTCCTCTTCTCAGCTGCCTCCTTGTGATATCTGCCAG GAGAAAAGCGGGTATTTTTTCTGCCTGGAGGACAGGGCATTACTCTGCAAGAACTGTGACGTTTCAACTCATTCAACAAACTCTTACGTGTCGTCACACCGTCGTTTTGTCATATCAGGAATCAAAGTTGCTCTTCAATCCGTAACTAACAACTACAGAACTGGCTGCAACAGCAGAACCTACCCTCTCGATATGCCAAACTCAAATAGTTCTTCAGTCAACTTCCCAATGGATAGGGAGAAGAAGCCAGAAATGACCACAGAAGTTGCATCCACATCCTCAGACATGGTAGCCATGTTCTCAGGTGAAATCCATTTGGCAACTGGACCTGAATGGACATTAGATGAAATCCTTGGGAGCAATGATTTTGACTATTATGAGTTTTCGGACATGGGGCAATCCAGGATTACCAgccaatga